A genomic segment from Arcobacter acticola encodes:
- a CDS encoding CRISPR-associated endoribonuclease Cas6, translating into MKIFELKCKAYLKTNIELKNSFDVLSKYLNYSIYQNEIYKNKDTSIKNYCFGNFYPTENDKIYKQNNIYEFVIRSIDEEFITELEKALILNMNNSFLIVLSAIKKEIDQFFIKELYSATPVIVSERKDDNGRQLYWSMDYNGDIEILQNQLQKNLEKKLKLFYPDDRDIMDNFIDKIEIKNQKPQSIYFKTVRNQKEKLVRLIGNKFKIVPKKDDLSQKLAFLSLGVGLGEKSSFGGGFCLGRGA; encoded by the coding sequence ATGAAAATATTCGAACTTAAATGCAAGGCATATTTAAAAACAAATATAGAGTTAAAAAATAGTTTTGATGTCCTATCAAAATATTTAAATTATTCTATATATCAAAATGAAATTTACAAAAATAAAGATACTTCAATAAAAAACTACTGTTTTGGAAATTTTTATCCAACAGAAAATGACAAGATTTATAAACAAAATAATATTTATGAATTTGTTATAAGAAGTATAGATGAAGAGTTTATTACTGAGTTAGAAAAAGCTCTTATTTTAAATATGAATAATAGTTTTTTAATAGTTTTATCAGCTATAAAAAAAGAAATTGATCAATTTTTTATTAAAGAACTTTATAGTGCAACGCCTGTAATTGTATCTGAAAGAAAAGATGATAATGGAAGACAACTTTATTGGTCTATGGATTATAATGGTGATATTGAAATATTACAAAATCAACTTCAAAAAAATTTAGAGAAAAAATTAAAACTATTTTATCCTGACGATAGAGATATTATGGATAATTTTATTGATAAAATAGAAATCAAAAATCAAAAGCCTCAATCAATATATTTTAAAACAGTAAGAAATCAAAAAGAAAAATTAGTTAGATTAATAGGTAATAAATTTAAAATTGTTCCAAAAAAAGATGACTTATCTCAAAAGTTAGCATTCTTATCATTAGGAGTTGGACTTGGAGAAAAAAGTAGTTTTGGTGGAGGGTTTTGTTTAGGTAGAGGAGCTTAA
- a CDS encoding acyl-[ACP]--phospholipid O-acyltransferase, which translates to MNKINNLINIKLAFLFVVFCNAVVDVSHKVLLQNIAFKVFDGSVQVIWISIINALIILPFLLLFTVSGYLSDKYNKKNILVYGAVSSFLLSVLMIISYMSENFYFAMFALFLLAVQSAIYSPAKFGLILDVYGKKNLSRGNAALQAISIIAILFSIVLASFIFESFYKLNNLQLLTSKEELLNAILPLTYYILPVAFLEMAVSFLFLRRINTSYMKNNSLSLNKEELFKGKLLVKNLKMISSNEVIFLAVIGLSVFWGVSQSIMAVFPSFGKMYLNITDVFIVNAIIGASGIGIAIGAVLYSRISRHYIEIGTIPLAAFGMSLTLYISTIVQTPLLLGITFLLFGIFGGMFVVPLNALIQFNSKRKLLGTILAGNNWYNSLFMFLMLSMTTIVSYYDLNPLNTVYLILLITIIGTVYTVYKLPQSLLLLFLKTIVGLKYKLEVDGVKNIPASGGVLLLGNHVSWIDWAIVLMAVPREVKFVMDKTIYGKWYIKWLFKMFKAIPISNASSKTTIQMIAKELDAGNMIVLFPEGNITRNGHLGEFKKGFEKVLELTTSDVRVIPFYIRGLWESMFSRANKKFKKSKKTSSVTISFSKLMKKEKANIVSIKQEIIDLSTKSWQEHIKNLSPLNETIFDRLKEVSNDLIFADSTGLELSAEKFLTASILFKDLLKSEIKTQNVGLLLPSTAAGAFINYSLLLMGKTAVNLNYTSEIESIKQSINEAKIKTLITSKKFVEKLELKGIILEEVFHMLELNYLEDLKPKISKRKSLFTFLSVKFLPSFLLKIIHLTKTNKDDTVLILFSSGSEGKPKGVELSGDNILGNAQQIANIINVNDEDIMLGSLPLFHAFGIVVTTYLPLIEGIKCVAHPDPTDGLAIAKLVSKYKATIMFGTSTFYRLYAKNQKIHPLMFSSLRIAVSGAEKLREDVRLEFKKRYGKDILEGFGTTETSPVATCNLPDVIAPDYTVQVGQKKGSVGMAIPGTTIKIVDPETFKELKENEEGMILISGIQVMKGYLNDEEKTSKVLKIINSKIYYITGDKGKIDEDGFLTIVDRYSRFAKLAGEMISLGIIEEKISKLIDLEENNLVDFIITTIEDDKKGEKIILLISHVNEEYISLLKEKILNSFENKLMIPSNIKIIDEVPRLGSGKKDFAKAKLLV; encoded by the coding sequence ATGAATAAAATAAATAATTTAATAAATATAAAACTAGCATTTTTATTTGTAGTTTTTTGTAATGCTGTTGTTGATGTTTCACATAAAGTTTTACTTCAAAATATAGCTTTTAAAGTATTTGATGGAAGTGTGCAGGTTATTTGGATTTCTATAATAAATGCATTGATAATTCTTCCATTTTTACTATTATTTACTGTAAGTGGATATTTGTCTGATAAATATAATAAGAAAAATATTTTAGTTTATGGTGCTGTTTCTTCTTTTTTATTATCTGTTTTAATGATAATTTCTTATATGAGTGAAAACTTTTATTTTGCAATGTTTGCATTATTTTTACTAGCTGTTCAAAGTGCTATTTATTCTCCTGCAAAATTTGGTTTGATATTAGATGTATATGGTAAAAAAAATCTTTCTCGTGGAAATGCAGCCTTACAAGCTATTTCAATAATCGCGATTTTATTTTCTATTGTTCTTGCTTCTTTTATATTTGAAAGCTTTTATAAGCTTAATAATCTTCAACTATTAACAAGTAAAGAAGAGTTATTAAATGCAATTTTACCTTTAACTTATTATATTTTGCCCGTAGCTTTTTTAGAAATGGCTGTTTCATTTTTATTTTTAAGACGAATTAATACTTCATATATGAAGAATAATTCCTTATCTTTAAACAAAGAAGAGTTATTTAAAGGAAAATTATTAGTTAAAAATTTAAAAATGATTTCATCAAATGAAGTTATATTTTTAGCTGTAATTGGTTTATCAGTATTTTGGGGAGTTTCTCAGTCTATAATGGCGGTATTCCCATCTTTTGGGAAAATGTATTTAAATATTACAGATGTATTTATAGTAAATGCAATAATAGGAGCATCTGGTATTGGTATTGCTATTGGTGCCGTATTGTATTCAAGAATTTCAAGACATTATATTGAAATAGGAACTATTCCACTTGCTGCTTTTGGTATGTCTTTGACACTTTATATTTCAACTATTGTTCAAACACCTTTATTATTAGGAATTACATTTTTACTATTTGGAATTTTTGGGGGAATGTTTGTAGTTCCTTTAAATGCATTAATACAGTTTAATTCTAAAAGAAAACTATTAGGAACAATACTCGCAGGAAATAACTGGTACAATTCTTTGTTTATGTTTTTAATGTTAAGTATGACGACTATCGTTTCTTATTATGATTTAAATCCTTTAAATACTGTTTATTTGATTTTATTAATTACTATAATTGGTACTGTTTATACGGTTTATAAATTACCACAATCTTTACTTTTATTGTTTTTAAAAACAATTGTAGGCTTGAAATATAAACTTGAAGTTGATGGGGTGAAAAATATTCCAGCATCAGGAGGTGTTTTACTTTTAGGAAATCATGTTTCATGGATTGATTGGGCTATTGTTTTAATGGCAGTTCCAAGAGAAGTGAAGTTTGTAATGGATAAAACTATTTATGGTAAATGGTATATAAAGTGGCTTTTTAAAATGTTTAAAGCAATTCCCATATCAAACGCTTCTAGTAAAACAACAATACAAATGATTGCAAAAGAGTTAGATGCTGGAAATATGATAGTACTTTTCCCTGAAGGAAATATCACAAGAAATGGACATTTAGGAGAGTTTAAAAAAGGCTTTGAGAAAGTATTAGAATTAACCACTAGTGATGTAAGGGTTATTCCTTTTTATATTAGAGGCCTTTGGGAATCTATGTTTAGTAGAGCTAATAAAAAGTTTAAAAAATCAAAAAAAACTTCTAGTGTTACAATATCTTTTTCAAAATTAATGAAAAAAGAAAAAGCAAATATTGTAAGTATAAAACAAGAAATTATAGATTTATCAACTAAATCTTGGCAAGAGCATATAAAAAACTTAAGTCCTTTAAATGAAACAATATTTGATAGATTAAAAGAAGTTTCAAATGATTTGATTTTTGCTGATTCAACAGGCTTAGAATTAAGTGCAGAGAAGTTCTTAACAGCTTCTATTTTATTTAAAGATTTACTAAAAAGTGAAATTAAAACACAAAATGTAGGACTATTATTACCTTCAACTGCTGCTGGTGCGTTTATAAACTATTCTTTATTATTGATGGGAAAAACAGCTGTAAATTTAAACTATACTAGCGAAATAGAATCAATAAAACAATCTATAAATGAAGCAAAAATAAAAACATTAATCACATCAAAAAAGTTTGTAGAAAAACTTGAATTAAAAGGAATAATTTTAGAAGAAGTTTTTCATATGCTGGAGCTTAATTATCTTGAAGATTTAAAACCTAAGATTTCCAAAAGAAAAAGTTTATTTACATTTTTATCTGTGAAGTTTCTTCCTAGCTTTTTATTAAAAATTATTCACCTAACAAAAACAAACAAAGATGATACTGTCTTGATTTTATTTTCTTCAGGAAGTGAAGGAAAACCAAAAGGTGTAGAATTAAGTGGTGATAATATTCTAGGAAATGCCCAACAAATAGCAAATATCATAAATGTAAATGATGAAGATATTATGTTAGGTTCTCTTCCTTTATTTCATGCTTTTGGTATAGTTGTTACAACTTATCTTCCTTTAATAGAAGGAATAAAATGTGTAGCACATCCCGATCCAACAGATGGTTTAGCAATAGCAAAATTAGTATCTAAATATAAAGCAACTATTATGTTTGGAACTTCAACTTTTTATAGATTGTATGCAAAAAATCAGAAAATCCATCCTTTGATGTTTTCAAGTTTAAGAATAGCTGTTTCAGGAGCTGAAAAATTAAGAGAAGATGTAAGGCTTGAATTTAAAAAAAGATATGGGAAAGATATTTTAGAAGGTTTTGGAACAACTGAAACTTCACCTGTTGCAACATGTAATCTTCCCGATGTAATAGCCCCTGATTATACTGTTCAAGTTGGTCAAAAAAAAGGAAGTGTTGGAATGGCGATTCCTGGAACTACAATAAAAATAGTAGACCCTGAAACATTTAAAGAATTAAAAGAAAATGAAGAAGGAATGATATTGATTTCAGGAATTCAAGTTATGAAAGGTTATTTAAATGATGAAGAAAAAACATCAAAAGTTCTAAAAATAATTAATTCTAAGATCTATTATATTACAGGAGATAAGGGAAAAATTGATGAAGATGGATTTTTAACAATTGTAGATAGATATTCAAGATTTGCAAAACTTGCAGGAGAGATGATAAGTCTAGGAATTATTGAAGAAAAAATTTCAAAATTAATAGATTTAGAAGAAAATAATTTAGTTGATTTTATTATTACTACAATAGAGGATGATAAAAAAGGTGAGAAGATAATTCTATTGATTTCTCATGTAAATGAAGAGTATATTTCACTACTAAAAGAAAAAATTTTAAATTCTTTTGAGAATAAACTAATGATTCCTAGTAATATAAAAATTATAGATGAAGTACCAAGATTAGGTAGTGGGAAGAAAGATTTTGCAAAGGCAAAACTTTTAGTTTAA
- a CDS encoding cobalamin B12-binding domain-containing protein, with product MKISELKYDVTPISLEYFKQRSFEIIFEVFNSMNTLDDELIKEYILIIGSDELYESLKYHYDIVYSSILTKNYDLLKDFFIWKYSVYKSRGVDTDCFLKEYELWKEVISNSLYISHSSEINIIYDYLILNHEKFKLNVQNTKKIVVNKKYQELFDELLFCLLNGKKSKFYDLVQKNLNVFDDNIFLFIQELIDPLMYKVGLLWQLNELSVAKEHLASSLIDEVVNYYIKDNFFEDSNKQKAIISTVGDESHNLGIKIVGKFLESNEFNVKNLGSKISNKELINSIYDLKPNLVVLSVTLSSNVATLQQIVKELKSDYNLFSGKIVVGGQGLFVNNKIIPIKEADFCSKNLEDLKEFLQTLK from the coding sequence ATGAAAATTAGTGAATTAAAATATGATGTAACACCTATTTCTTTAGAATATTTCAAACAAAGAAGTTTTGAGATAATATTTGAAGTTTTTAATTCTATGAATACATTAGACGATGAGCTAATAAAAGAGTATATTTTAATTATTGGAAGTGATGAGTTATATGAATCTTTGAAATATCATTATGATATTGTTTATAGTTCAATTTTGACAAAGAATTATGATTTGCTAAAAGATTTTTTTATATGGAAATATAGTGTTTACAAAAGTAGAGGTGTAGATACAGATTGTTTTTTAAAAGAGTATGAACTTTGGAAAGAAGTTATATCAAATAGTCTTTATATTTCCCATTCAAGTGAAATAAATATTATCTATGATTATTTGATTTTGAACCATGAAAAATTTAAATTAAATGTCCAAAATACAAAAAAAATAGTAGTAAACAAAAAATATCAAGAGTTATTTGATGAGCTTTTATTTTGTTTATTAAATGGTAAAAAAAGTAAATTTTATGATTTAGTTCAGAAAAATCTAAATGTTTTTGATGATAATATTTTTCTTTTTATTCAAGAATTAATAGATCCTTTGATGTATAAAGTAGGTCTATTATGGCAATTAAATGAATTAAGTGTTGCAAAAGAGCATTTGGCTAGTTCATTAATTGACGAGGTAGTTAATTATTATATAAAAGATAATTTCTTTGAAGATAGTAATAAACAAAAAGCTATTATTTCAACAGTTGGAGATGAATCTCATAATTTAGGTATAAAAATTGTAGGAAAATTCTTAGAAAGTAATGAATTCAACGTAAAAAATTTAGGTTCAAAAATATCAAATAAAGAGTTAATAAACTCAATTTATGATTTAAAACCAAATTTAGTTGTTTTAAGTGTTACTCTATCTTCAAATGTTGCAACACTACAACAAATAGTAAAAGAGTTAAAAAGTGACTATAATCTTTTTTCTGGAAAAATTGTTGTTGGTGGGCAAGGATTATTTGTGAATAATAAAATTATTCCCATAAAAGAAGCAGATTTTTGCAGTAAAAATTTAGAGGACTTAAAAGAGTTTTTACAAACTTTAAAATAG
- a CDS encoding putative bifunctional diguanylate cyclase/phosphodiesterase: MPKPKFLIVSEQQSVFKLYELLFKDYFSDVKNLLIEDYDFIETIDFNQFNIVLIDLSGKKYISSLNELTKKNTKNSKIILVTPYDLNYFSLTLDDTLFFNLVLSKPIDVQKLKNFIKNESEKLEKRNILEKKNNILAKVVDLHPAKIAVYDMNGVLFYANSNYLESNNLILNHIDKLTFDKISQCNIGFKNIKEKLQITNSFINQREENNHWFESTFYIISNEFIIHNCIDITAQKQKELQLEQSAIFFENSNEGIIITDSRGKIVSTNKSFSRITGYRKDEVIGKRPSILNSGIHDNQFYESMWESLKNNSAWQGEIWNKRKNGEIYPEWLSIAKVVNPKYNEEFYISIFTDITSLKEADRKLHFYANHDVLTKLANRVQFESHLKSTIESCKRRNTKIALFFIDLDKFKDINDTYGHTVGDEMLKTVAKRLEQSIRKEDFIARLGGDEFVLIIKDVKTNEDMLNLGAKINENIKEPIVLTDKVFFMSLSIGISIFPDHGKDSEDLIKHSDAAMYEVKENGRNGYRLYNQDMTDKISLKVTVQNELKIAIAKDEFEMYYQAVVDVQTKKIVGAEALVRWNHKKRGVLTPIHFIDFIENGGMSVEFGELVFKKVLNDIQILNSKLKQQKFKVSINISPEHFFKYTFVEDIQGYCNDFSIDSKQIELEMLETNIMKNSEISQKKIEILHEKGFNIALDDFGTGYSSLSYLKNFKVNKLKIDQSFIRDFLEDNNDKAIVQAIINLANIFNLKVQAEGVETKEHEKLLEALNCNLAQGYFYNKPMNLNKFIDFVIKDKNEN; the protein is encoded by the coding sequence ATGCCAAAGCCAAAGTTTTTGATAGTATCAGAACAACAAAGTGTATTTAAACTTTATGAGCTACTTTTTAAAGACTATTTTAGTGATGTTAAAAATTTATTAATAGAAGATTATGATTTTATTGAAACTATTGATTTTAATCAGTTTAATATAGTTTTGATTGATTTAAGTGGAAAAAAATATATTTCAAGTTTGAACGAACTTACAAAAAAGAATACTAAAAATAGTAAAATAATTCTAGTTACTCCTTATGATTTAAACTATTTTTCTTTAACTTTAGATGATACACTCTTTTTTAATTTAGTTTTATCAAAACCTATAGATGTTCAAAAATTAAAGAATTTTATAAAAAATGAGAGTGAAAAGCTAGAAAAAAGAAATATTCTTGAAAAAAAGAATAATATTTTGGCAAAAGTTGTTGATTTACATCCTGCAAAAATAGCGGTTTATGATATGAATGGAGTTTTATTTTATGCAAATAGTAATTATTTGGAATCTAATAATTTAATTTTAAATCATATAGATAAACTAACTTTTGATAAGATAAGTCAATGTAATATTGGTTTTAAAAATATAAAAGAAAAACTTCAAATAACAAATAGTTTTATAAATCAAAGAGAAGAGAATAATCATTGGTTTGAATCAACTTTCTATATTATTTCAAATGAGTTTATAATTCATAACTGTATTGATATAACTGCTCAAAAACAAAAAGAGTTACAACTAGAACAATCAGCAATATTTTTTGAAAATAGCAATGAAGGGATAATTATTACTGATTCAAGAGGTAAAATAGTATCTACAAATAAATCTTTTTCAAGAATTACTGGTTATAGAAAAGATGAAGTAATAGGGAAAAGACCTTCTATTTTAAACTCTGGAATTCATGATAATCAGTTTTATGAAAGTATGTGGGAGAGTTTAAAAAATAACTCAGCTTGGCAAGGTGAAATTTGGAATAAAAGAAAAAATGGCGAAATATATCCTGAGTGGTTAAGTATAGCAAAAGTAGTAAATCCAAAATATAATGAAGAGTTTTATATATCAATTTTTACAGATATTACTTCTTTAAAAGAAGCAGATAGAAAACTTCATTTTTATGCGAATCACGATGTTTTAACAAAATTAGCAAATAGAGTTCAGTTTGAATCACACTTAAAAAGTACTATTGAATCGTGTAAAAGAAGAAATACTAAGATTGCTTTATTTTTTATTGATTTAGATAAATTCAAAGATATAAATGATACTTATGGTCATACAGTTGGAGATGAAATGTTAAAAACTGTTGCTAAAAGATTAGAACAAAGTATTAGAAAAGAAGATTTTATTGCTAGACTTGGTGGTGATGAATTTGTTTTAATTATTAAAGATGTGAAAACCAATGAAGATATGCTTAATCTTGGGGCTAAAATAAATGAAAATATAAAAGAACCAATTGTATTAACAGATAAAGTGTTTTTTATGAGTTTGTCAATTGGGATTTCAATTTTTCCAGACCATGGAAAAGATAGTGAAGATTTAATAAAACACTCAGATGCTGCTATGTATGAAGTAAAAGAAAATGGAAGAAATGGTTATAGGTTATATAATCAAGATATGACTGATAAAATTTCTTTAAAAGTTACAGTTCAAAATGAGTTAAAAATAGCTATTGCGAAAGATGAGTTTGAGATGTATTATCAAGCTGTTGTGGATGTTCAAACAAAAAAGATAGTTGGAGCTGAAGCACTTGTTAGATGGAATCATAAAAAAAGAGGAGTTTTAACTCCTATTCATTTTATTGATTTTATAGAAAATGGCGGAATGAGTGTTGAATTTGGTGAGTTGGTTTTTAAAAAAGTTTTAAATGATATTCAAATATTAAATTCAAAATTAAAACAGCAAAAGTTTAAAGTCTCTATAAATATTTCTCCTGAACACTTTTTTAAATATACTTTTGTTGAAGATATTCAGGGGTATTGTAACGATTTTTCAATAGATTCTAAACAAATAGAACTTGAAATGCTTGAAACAAATATTATGAAAAATTCAGAAATATCTCAAAAAAAGATAGAAATCTTACATGAAAAAGGTTTTAATATTGCATTGGATGATTTTGGAACAGGGTATTCATCTCTTAGTTATTTAAAAAATTTTAAAGTAAATAAACTAAAGATAGATCAATCATTTATAAGAGATTTTTTAGAAGATAATAATGATAAAGCAATTGTTCAAGCTATTATAAATCTTGCAAATATATTTAATTTAAAAGTTCAAGCAGAAGGTGTTGAAACAAAAGAGCATGAAAAATTACTTGAAGCTTTAAATTGCAACTTAGCACAAGGGTATTTTTACAATAAACCAATGAATTTGAACAAGTTTATTGATTTTGTAATCAAGGATAAAAATGAAAATTAG
- a CDS encoding chemotaxis protein CheB yields MPSKDLVVVGIGSSAGGLEALQVMLSKLSDNLNCSYIIAQHLSPTHRSMMVELLSRITNIPVIEVQNGMVIKAKTIYMTPENTDIFVSNGRIYLKSIEHTYGPKPSVNYFFNSLAQTYGSKSIGVILSGTGSDGAFGIRAIKASGGITIAQSPQSAKYDGMPISAINTGKVDMVVPIENISNEIARIVDNLGKNVGDSINSTIISQIYRIIFEEKGVDFSQYKKNTLTRRIERRLAALKIETLNDYVDYLKMNIDEVTNLYNDILIGVTEFFRDAEVFEEIKEQIAILLEKKEQGEEIRFWSIGCSTGEEAYTLAIILSEVLQEKITKYKIKIFATDIDDESLKIARAGIYAETSLTNVNKNLISKYFNIHKNQFEIKKSIRELVVFSKHNIISDSPFLRADLISCRNMLIYFNNTLQSRFFPIVHYALKDNGILLLGKSESISEYHDLFVTINKNLKIFKSQYTGLKELPKLYNYSSVNKNYEEPKIISFKNEEELLEEKIVEATSKFILNQCVLINSSNDIVYIKGENPFISLSQGRATTNIFKCLKEEITLDVRSVLNEVQKDKKYRATQFRSVTLFDTYLKYVRVIIVPIKNEKNDDWFYALYFQSEDIQNLKGYITQNENDNETIASLTNELERTKSHLQNVIEELETSYEEMQSLNEELSSSNEELQSSNEELETTNEELQSTNEELQTAYSELKVLYDDKEYRTKQLEDMTSKLKFQTEDLRKQKELTEAIINTTPIAIIMTDTTGKINFANTNAQNLFKLTKKEILNRYIDGTSWNILDINGEKLYSENMIVNMIKKSYETVRNMKYSMETGEKYRILVSMSGSPIFDIKGEFVGIVFSIEDITQKQLMQEEINKYKQNNSIGEKIEQSFEKIRVSGILNSSIDQFNLLQIAMLDISTNLKNMISEASLLGLNISNNEDVKINKELGSQLNNLLLDMNTFINGNLVYYNDMYIHRKLDFVKLLKKSINLFAYSFEQEDIKLEILVSEDITLMVNSKEAVLFIIRFIEAIISTEAKNIQLTLIDKKLILNIKQKKYNKNNINIFIEHYNSKILEELFDSQITKIEIKS; encoded by the coding sequence ATGCCCTCAAAAGATTTAGTTGTTGTTGGAATTGGCTCAAGTGCAGGCGGGCTTGAAGCTTTACAAGTTATGTTATCGAAACTCTCAGACAATCTTAATTGTTCCTATATAATTGCTCAACATTTAAGTCCTACTCATAGGTCTATGATGGTTGAATTATTAAGCAGAATTACAAATATCCCCGTTATTGAAGTACAAAATGGAATGGTAATTAAAGCAAAAACTATTTATATGACTCCTGAAAATACAGATATCTTTGTTTCAAATGGAAGAATTTATTTAAAATCTATTGAACACACTTATGGACCAAAACCTTCAGTTAACTATTTTTTCAACTCTTTAGCTCAAACTTATGGTTCTAAATCAATAGGTGTTATTTTAAGTGGAACGGGAAGTGATGGAGCTTTTGGTATTAGAGCTATAAAAGCATCAGGTGGAATAACAATTGCTCAATCTCCTCAAAGTGCTAAATATGACGGAATGCCAATATCTGCCATAAATACAGGAAAAGTTGATATGGTTGTTCCCATTGAAAATATTTCAAATGAGATAGCAAGGATTGTTGATAATCTTGGCAAAAATGTTGGCGATAGTATAAATAGTACAATTATTTCTCAAATTTATAGAATAATTTTCGAAGAAAAGGGAGTTGATTTTTCTCAATACAAAAAAAATACTCTAACAAGAAGAATTGAAAGAAGATTAGCAGCTTTAAAAATAGAGACTTTAAATGATTATGTTGATTATTTAAAAATGAATATTGATGAAGTAACAAATCTTTATAATGATATTTTAATTGGTGTTACAGAATTTTTTAGAGATGCTGAAGTTTTTGAAGAGATAAAAGAGCAAATTGCAATTTTATTAGAAAAAAAAGAGCAAGGAGAAGAGATAAGATTCTGGTCAATTGGTTGCTCAACAGGTGAAGAAGCTTATACTTTAGCCATAATTTTAAGTGAAGTTCTACAAGAAAAAATCACTAAATATAAGATTAAAATTTTTGCAACAGATATTGATGATGAATCATTAAAAATAGCTAGAGCTGGAATTTATGCAGAAACAAGTTTAACAAATGTAAATAAAAATCTTATTAGTAAATATTTTAATATCCATAAAAATCAATTTGAAATTAAAAAAAGTATTAGAGAATTGGTTGTATTTTCTAAACACAATATTATTAGTGATTCTCCATTTTTAAGAGCTGATTTAATCTCTTGTCGAAATATGCTTATCTATTTTAATAATACACTACAAAGTAGATTTTTCCCAATTGTTCATTATGCATTAAAAGATAATGGAATTTTACTTTTAGGAAAATCTGAAAGTATTTCAGAATATCATGATTTATTTGTAACTATAAATAAAAATCTGAAAATTTTCAAATCACAATATACAGGTTTAAAAGAGTTACCTAAGCTTTATAATTATAGTAGTGTAAATAAAAACTATGAAGAACCAAAAATAATATCTTTCAAAAATGAAGAAGAACTTTTAGAAGAAAAAATAGTTGAAGCTACTTCAAAATTTATTTTAAACCAATGTGTTTTAATAAATAGTTCAAATGATATTGTTTATATAAAAGGTGAAAACCCTTTTATTAGTCTTTCACAAGGAAGAGCAACTACAAATATTTTTAAATGTCTAAAAGAAGAGATTACTTTAGATGTAAGAAGTGTTTTAAATGAAGTTCAAAAAGATAAAAAATATAGAGCTACTCAGTTTAGGTCAGTTACACTTTTTGATACTTATTTAAAATATGTAAGAGTTATAATAGTTCCAATTAAAAATGAAAAAAATGATGATTGGTTTTATGCTTTATATTTTCAAAGTGAGGATATTCAAAACTTAAAAGGATATATCACTCAAAATGAAAATGATAATGAAACAATAGCAAGTTTAACAAATGAGCTTGAAAGAACAAAATCACATCTGCAAAATGTAATAGAAGAACTTGAAACATCTTATGAAGAGATGCAAAGCTTAAATGAAGAATTAAGTTCATCAAATGAGGAACTTCAAAGTTCAAATGAGGAGCTTGAAACAACAAATGAAGAGCTACAAAGCACAAATGAAGAACTTCAAACAGCTTATAGTGAACTAAAAGTTTTATATGATGATAAAGAGTATAGAACTAAACAACTTGAAGATATGACTTCAAAATTAAAATTTCAAACAGAAGATTTGAGAAAACAAAAAGAGTTAACAGAAGCTATTATAAACACTACACCAATTGCAATAATTATGACTGATACAACAGGAAAAATAAACTTTGCAAATACAAATGCTCAGAATCTTTTTAAACTTACAAAAAAAGAGATATTAAATAGATACATAGATGGGACTAGCTGGAATATTTTAGATATAAATGGTGAAAAATTATATAGTGAAAATATGATAGTAAATATGATAAAAAAGAGTTATGAGACTGTTAGAAATATGAAATATTCTATGGAAACAGGTGAAAAATATAGAATATTAGTCTCTATGAGTGGTTCACCTATTTTTGATATAAAAGGTGAATTTGTTGGAATTGTATTTAGTATAGAAGATATTACTCAAAAACAGTTGATGCAAGAGGAGATAAATAAATATAAACAAAATAATTCTATTGGAGAAAAAATAGAACAATCCTTTGAAAAAATCAGAGTTTCAGGTATTTTAAACTCTTCAATAGACCAATTTAATCTTCTTCAAATTGCTATGCTTGATATCTCAACAAATCTTAAAAATATGATTTCAGAAGCATCTCTTTTAGGATTAAACATTTCAAATAATGAAGATGTGAAAATAAATAAAGAATTAGGCTCTCAATTAAATAATCTTCTATTAGATATGAATACATTTATAAATGGAAATTTAGTTTATTATAATGATATGTATATTCATAGAAAACTTGATTTTGTTAAGTTATTGAAAAAAAGTATTAATCTTTTTGCTTATTCTTTTGAACAAGAAGATATAAAATTAGAAATATTAGTTTCTGAAGATATAACTCTTATGGTAAATTCAAAAGAGGCTGTTTTATTTATAATAAGATTTATTGAAGCCATCATATCAACAGAAGCAAAAAATATACAATTAACATTAATTGACAAAAAACTAATATTAAATATAAAACAAAAAAAGTACAATAAAAATAATATCAATATTTTTATAGAACATTATAATAGTAAAATATTAGAGGAATTATTTGATAGTCAAATAACAAAAATTGAAATAAAGAGTTAA